In Candidatus Cloacimonadota bacterium, a genomic segment contains:
- a CDS encoding shikimate kinase yields MIIYLLGISCVGKTTIGKLLADYLDFEFYDLDNQIEEYFEKPLEYIQDEFITTNGYREKTSVVLNEMFNKDKDVVIASTPSGMRDYYLKQYKTTKKTKDIVSINLTDKPENILNRLTFYDKDSIQIEKKLSVNERKLYLKEIKKDITFFKKFNLRADYSIDINGATPEVFIKKITELLIEEGRILMKK; encoded by the coding sequence ATGATAATATATTTATTAGGAATAAGTTGTGTTGGCAAAACAACAATTGGAAAATTATTAGCAGATTACCTTGATTTTGAATTCTATGATTTGGATAACCAGATTGAAGAATATTTTGAAAAACCTCTTGAATACATTCAGGACGAATTTATAACTACAAATGGATATAGAGAAAAAACATCTGTAGTGCTGAATGAAATGTTTAACAAAGACAAAGATGTGGTTATCGCATCCACACCATCAGGAATGCGAGACTATTATTTAAAACAATATAAAACTACAAAAAAGACAAAGGATATTGTTTCAATTAATTTGACAGATAAGCCAGAAAACATTTTGAATAGATTAACTTTTTACGATAAGGATTCAATACAGATTGAAAAGAAGTTGTCAGTTAATGAAAGAAAACTATATTTGAAAGAGATAAAAAAAGATATTACATTTTTTAAAAAGTTTAATTTGAGAGCGGATTATTCTATTGATATTAATGGTGCTACCCCAGAAGTCTTTATAAAGAAAATAACAGAATTGTTAATTGAAGAAGGAAGAATATTGATGAAAAAATGA